A genome region from Heteronotia binoei isolate CCM8104 ecotype False Entrance Well chromosome 19, APGP_CSIRO_Hbin_v1, whole genome shotgun sequence includes the following:
- the HYPK gene encoding huntingtin-interacting protein K: protein MAAEGDVELELEAEPNGSATGGDGAGGRPAEKPRKHDSGAADLERVTDYAEEKEIQSSNLETAMSVIGDRRSREQKARQEREKELAKVTIKKEDLELIMNEMEISRAAAERSLREHMGNVVEALIALTN, encoded by the exons ATGGCGGCCGAGGGCGACGTGGAGCTGGAGCTGGAAGCGGAGCCGAATGGTTCGGCCACGGGCGGGGATGGCGCCGGGGGACGCCCGGCCGAGAAGCCGCGCAAGCACGACAGCGGCGCCGCCGACCTCGAGCGCGTCACCGACTACGCGGAGGAGAAGGAGATCCAGAGCTCCAACCTGGAGACG GCCATGTCTGTGATCGGAGACAGAAGATccagagagcagaaagcaaggcagGAGCG AGAGAAGGAACTGGCCAAAGTTACAATCAAGAAAGAAGATTTGGAGCTGATT ATGAATGAGATGGAGATATCTAGGGCAGCAGCTGAGCGCAGCTTACGGGAACACATGGGAAATGTCGTGGAGGCACTGATCGCCCTTACCAATTGA
- the MFAP1 gene encoding microfibrillar-associated protein 1: MAGSGGGSGGSASALMKQPPIQSTAGAVPVRNEKGEISMEKVKVKRYVSGKRPDYAPMESSDEEDEEFQFIKKAKEQELEPEEKDEELASDPRLRRLQNRISEDVEERLARHRKIVEPEVVGESDSEVEGEAWHMEREDTSEEEEEEIDDEEIERRRSMMRQRAQERKNEEMEVMELEDEGHSGEESESESEYEEYTDSEDETEPRLKPVFIRKKDRVTVQEREAEAVKQKELEQEAKRMAEERRKYTLKIVEEEAKKELEENRRSLAALDALDTDDENDEEEYEAWKVRELKRIKRDREEREALEKEKAEIERVRNLTEEERRAELRANGKVITNKAVKGKYKFLQKYYHRGAFFMDEDEDVYKRDFSAPTLEDHFNKTILPKVMQVKNFGRSGRTKYTHLVDQDTTSFDSAWGQESAQNTKFFKQKAAGVRDVFERPSAKKRKVN, encoded by the exons ATGGCGGGCtccggcggcggcagcggcggcagcgCCAGCGCCCTCATGAAGCAGCCCCCCATCCAGTCCACGGCCGGCGCCGTCCCGGTCCGCAACGAGAAGG GCGAGATCTCCATGGAGAAGGTGAAGGTGAAGCGCTACGTGTCCGGCAAGCGGCCCGACTACGCGCCCATGGAGTCGTCCGACGAGGAGGACGAGGAGTTCCAGTTCATCAAGAAGGCCAAGGAGCAGGAGCTCGAGCCCGAGGAGAAAGACGAAGAGCTGGCCAGCGACCCCCGGCTGCGGCGCCTCCAAAACCGCATCAGCGAGGACGTGGAGGAGAG GCTGGCAAGGCACCGTAAGATTGTGGAGCCAGAAGTGGTGGGGGAGAGTGACTCCGAAGTGGAGGGAGAGGCATGGCACATGGAACGGGAGGACaccagtgaagaagaagaggaagaaattgATGATGAG GAAATTGAGCGCCGCCGTAGCATGATGCGGCAACGTGCCCAGGAGCGGAAGAATGAGGAGATGGAAGTGATGGAGCTGGAAGATGAAGGCCACTCTGGGGAGGAGTCAGAGTCTGAGTCGGAATACGAGGAATACACAGACAGTGAGGATGAGACTGAGCCACGCCTCAAACCAGTCTTCATCCGCAA GAAGGACCGAGTCACAGTCCAGGAACGAGAGGCAGAGGCAGTGAAGCAGAAAGAACTGGAGCAGGAGGCGAAGCGGATGGCTGAGGAGAGGCGCAAGTACACGCTTAAG ATCGTGGAAGAGGAAGCGAAGAAAGAGCTGGAGGAAAACAGGCGGTCTTTGGCTGCCCTGGATGCGCTTGACACCGATGATGAAAATGATGAGGAAGAATACGAGGCCTGGAAAGTCCGGGAGTTGAAGCGGATCAAGCGGGACCGTGAAGAACGGGAAGC GCTAGAGAAGGAGAAGGCAGAGATTGAGCGTGTGAGGAATCTGACAGAGGAGGAACGCCGCGCAGAGCTCCGAGCAAATGGCAAAGTCATCACCAACAAGGCAGTGAAGGGCAAATACAAATTCCTGCAGAAGTACTACCATCGGGGGGCCTTCTTCATG gatgaagatgaagatgtgTACAAGAGGGACTTCAGTGCCCCAACTCTGGAGGATCACTTCAACAAGACCATCTTGCCAAAAGTCATGCAG GTGAAGAACTTTGGGCGTTCTGGGCGAACTAAATACACGCACTTGGTGGACCAGGATACCACCTCCTTTGACTCCGCCTGGGGCCAGGAGAGTGCACAAAATACCAAGTTCTTCAAGCAGAAGGCAGCTGGGGTGCGGGATGTCTTTGAGAGGCCCTCTGCCAAGAAGCGGAAGGTGAACTGA